In Dermacentor silvarum isolate Dsil-2018 chromosome 2, BIME_Dsil_1.4, whole genome shotgun sequence, the following proteins share a genomic window:
- the LOC119440409 gene encoding solute carrier family 22 member 7 translates to MPSKKRAAAPPASTSLGDNVSGQNRVNLLRGVDRDEEVPLGDGRYQTQLLLASMLAGTTFLLHLVSFRLTTRIMDHWCRPPEAFANLSVEEWRNLATPIEEDGTRSRCMRRDPPDGGSKAYIVSCEAWDFDYAPYGNNIVSEWRLVCDRRWLIEMAVLTYMVANVIALPVAGVTADRIGRKVVINVSLAALLVAGFTTSLANSYLLFVALRIIVSVTSSSLWLVQYSVLYEVSTPARRDFYCFLSMAVASVAMPLCVLGISQLRLAWDVTHLVLMVPTTMLAAVLSTVRDESPAWLITTVNTREAERVALKATRMNNADTDYCRTWFASEERRAERRNCEQPSEHSILFVQLRRRFLLLCYMWSALSFSFNQVNLNDIFPIKKTIAAVGILGMLPMYVMAYYFMSRYGAKRSCMVAMLVFSIVAVVLTAVYGGEHQMLDSVLVVILRMLANVFVVLAFVVTVQYYPVKVRCTGICVGFALGRLTGSLGEFVFRLAPKHRRDAMIALVAIVMALSSMAMEYLPPRVPSAVLVTGSISTHSRRRSQLTGVEFKRSLQDLLSPLPKGPVKVRSSKESHSREERLPEQFSLRASKISQSSANTQH, encoded by the coding sequence ATGCCATCGAAGAAGCGAGCTGCTGCGCCTCCGGCGTCAACTTCATTAGGTGACAACGTTTCAGGCCAGAATCGCGTCAACCTTCTACGAGGTGTGGATCGGGACGAAGAAGTGCCGTTGGGCGACGGCCGTTACCAGACGCAGCTTTTGCTGGCCTCGATGCTGGCCGGAACTACGTTCCTGTTGCACCTGGTGAGCTTTCGACTCACGACGCGCATTATGGACCACTGGTGTCGGCCGCCGGAAGCGTTTGCCAATTTGAGCGTCGAGGAGTGGCGCAACCTGGCCACGCCCATCGAAGAGGACGGCACTCGCAGTCGCTGCATGCGTCGCGACCCTCCCGACGGCGGCAGTAAGGCGTACATCGTGAGCTGTGAAGCCTGGGACTTCGACTACGCGCCGTACGGAAACAACATAGTAAGCGAGTGGCGCCTGGTGTGCGACCGGCGGTGGCTCATTGAAATGGCCGTGCTGACCTACATGGTCGCTAACGTCATCGCACTCCCCGTGGCTGGAGTCACCGCTGACCGCATAGGCCGCAAGGTGGTCATAAACGTCTCGCTCGCTGCGCTGCTCGTGGCCGGATTCACCACCAGTCTCGCCAACTCGTACCTGCTTTTCGTGGCGCTGCGCATCATCGTGTCTGTGACGAGCAGCTCTCTGTGGCTCGTCCAGTACTCGGTCCTCTACGAGGTCTCGACGCCAGCGCGCAGAGATTTCTACTGCTTCCTCTCCATGGCGGTCGCCTCGGTCGCCATGCCTCTCTGTGTGCTCGGCATCTCGCAGCTGCGACTGGCCTGGGACGTGACCCACCTCGTGCTCATGGTGCCCACGACCATGCTGGCAGCTGTGCTGTCCACAGTGCGCGACGAGTCGCCTGCCTGGCTCATAACCACGGTGAACACCCGGGAAGCCGAGCGTGTCGCCCTAAAAGCTACCCGCATGAACAACGCCGACACGGATTACTGCCGCACCTGGTTTGCTTCCGAAGAGCGCAGGGCTGAGCGTCGGAACTGCGAGCAGCCCTCTGAGCACAGTATCCTCTTTGTGCAGCTGAGAAGGCGCTTCCTGCTGTTGTGCTACATGTGGTCCGCATTGTCGTTCTCCTTCAACCAAGTGAATCTGAACGACATCTTCCCCATCAAGAAGACGATCGCCGCGGTCGGCATCTTGGGAATGCTGCCAATGTACGTCATGGCATACTATTTCATGTCGCGGTACGGCGCAAAGCGCTCTTGTATGGTGGCGATGCTTGTCTTCAGCATTGTCGCCGTCGTCCTGACTGCTGTGTACGGCGGCGAACATCAAATGCTCGACAGCGTGCTCGTCGTGATCCTCCGCATGCTGGCCAATGTGTTTGTAGTGCTTGCCTTCGTTGTGACCGTACAATACTACCCGGTCAAAGTGCGCTGTACGGGAATTTGTGTGGGATTCGCACTGGGCAGATTGACCGGATCTTTGGGCGAATTTGTGTTCAGGCTGGCTCCCAAACACCGCCGAGATGCCATGATCGCCCTCGTTGCTATCGTAATGGCGTTGTCCTCCATGGCCATGGAGTACCTGCCGCCGAGAGTCCCCAGCGCTGTCTTGGTGACCGGATCGATCTCCACTCACTCCAGAAGGAGGAGTCAATTGACGGGCGTCGAGTTCAAGCGCTCCCTTCAAGACTTGTTGTCTCCATTGCCCAAAGGCCCCGTCAAGGTGCGTTCCTCCAAGGAAAGCCATTCCAGGGAGGAGAGGTTGCCCGAGCAG